The following is a genomic window from Sphingomonas sinipercae.
CATCGGCCACGCTCCAGTCGATCTGCCCGCCCCGGGCCAGCGCCACTGCGCTGGTGAGCTTCAGCGCCTTGCCGGAAAAGAAACGCAGATGGTCGGCGGCCTGCTCGCGGTCCGCGGCCTTGTCGAAGCGGCGCCCGGCGACGGTCACCACCGAATCGCTGCCGGCCACCCAATCGTCCGGCCGCTCCACGCTCACCGATTGGGCTTTCAGGCCCGCCAGATGCTCGGCCAGCAGCGACGGGTCGCCGCGATGCGCGGCCTTTTCGACCGCTTCGTCGATGGCCGCCGCCTGGCTCAGGAAGCTGACTCCGGCCTGCGCCAGCATTTGCTGCCGGATCGGGCTGGTTGAAGCGAGGATCAGCGGCAAATCGAACAACCCTGTGGAAAAGCGGGGCTGTGCTTGTAGCGCGAGGATGGGGGCGGTCTCAACGCGCGGTTCGCCCTCATCCGAGTCCGGCTAATTCGACATTCCATCCACGGGCGGACCATTTCATCCCCACCCTGTGAATCGCGGGGGAAGCCGGCGGCGACTCGCGGCATCGCCTGTGGTGCGGACTTCGCCGCGCTGTTGGCAAAACCGGAAGCTGCACCTATTTCCCAGCTTCTGCCTGCCTACTACCTCCATCAATCTTTCTATAAGAATCTATATAGGGAAGGAGAGGGGTGGCCCTTTCGTTTGAAGATCGTCCGGTCGAGCAAGCGGTGACCAAGCCCTTGCTTAGGGTGCTCGCTGGTGAACGGCTGGATCCGCCGCCGATGTGGCTGATGCGCCAGGCCGGTCGCTACCTGCCCGAATATCGCGAATTGCGGGCGGACAAGGGCAGCTTCCTCGACCTCGTCTATAATTCCGATGCCGCGGCTGAAGTGACTCTGCAGCCGCTCGCTCGCTTCCCGTTCGACGGCGCAATCCTGTTTTCCGATATCCTGATCGTCCCGTTCGCGATCGGCCAGCATCTCACCTTCGTGGCCGGCGAAGGGCCGCGGCTCAGCCCGACGCTGGAGGCCGCGGACCTCGACGACCTCACCCCGTTCCTCACCCGGCTCGAACCGATCTACGAGACGGTGCGCAAGGTGAAGGCTCGGCTGGCGCCCGAAACGACGTTGATCGGCTTTGCCGGCGCGCCCTGGACCGTCGCCACCTACATGGTCGCCGGGCAGGGAAGCCGGGAACAGGCCGAAACTCGCCGCCTCGCCTACAAGGACCCGGAGCGGTTCGCGGCGATCATCGAGCGCATCGAGCGCGTGACGTTCCAATATCTGTGCGGCCAGATCGAAGCGGGCGTCGAAGCGGTGCAACTGTTCGACAGCTGGAGCGGGAGTCTCGCCCCGGCGGAGTTCGAGCGCTGGGTCATCG
Proteins encoded in this region:
- a CDS encoding Maf family protein, translating into MFDLPLILASTSPIRQQMLAQAGVSFLSQAAAIDEAVEKAAHRGDPSLLAEHLAGLKAQSVSVERPDDWVAGSDSVVTVAGRRFDKAADREQAADHLRFFSGKALKLTSAVALARGGQIDWSVADVARLQVRTLSDAFIEDYLDAEWPEVAYCVGVFRLEGPGVQLFESIEGSYFTVLGMPLLPLLGALRDRGVMQA
- the hemE gene encoding uroporphyrinogen decarboxylase, with translation MALSFEDRPVEQAVTKPLLRVLAGERLDPPPMWLMRQAGRYLPEYRELRADKGSFLDLVYNSDAAAEVTLQPLARFPFDGAILFSDILIVPFAIGQHLTFVAGEGPRLSPTLEAADLDDLTPFLTRLEPIYETVRKVKARLAPETTLIGFAGAPWTVATYMVAGQGSREQAETRRLAYKDPERFAAIIERIERVTFQYLCGQIEAGVEAVQLFDSWSGSLAPAEFERWVIAPTQRLVRRLGEEHPDIPVIGFPKGAGGKLAAYARETGVAAVGIDETVDPAWADRELPASLPVQGNLDPLALIAGGATLEAAVRRIIDAFAGRPHIFNLGHGILQDTPIAHVEQLAALVKGRR